One segment of Variovorax sp. PAMC28562 DNA contains the following:
- the pcaF gene encoding 3-oxoadipyl-CoA thiolase produces the protein MSKNEAFICDAIRTPFGRYGGALSSVRTDDLGAVPLRALMERNKQVDWQAVGDVLYGCANQAGEDNRNVARMSSLLAGLPLELGGATINRLCGSGLDAVGSAARAIKAGETGLMIAGGVESMSRAPFVMPKAESAFGRANAVYDTTIGWRFINKKMKELYGVDSMPETAENVATDYKIEREAQDRMALASQQRAVASQKSGFFDSEIVSVTVPQKKGEAIVVSKDEHPRDTTMEALAKLKGVVRPDGTVTAGNASGVNDGACALLLASESMAAKNGLIPRARVVGMATAGVPPRVMGIGPAPATQKVLALTGLTIDQMDVIELNEAFAAQGLAVLRLLGLKDDDARVNINGGAIALGHPLGASGARLATTAVNQLHKGGGRYALCTMCIGVGQGIAVILERV, from the coding sequence CGGCCGCTACGGCGGTGCTCTCAGCAGCGTTCGCACCGACGATCTCGGCGCCGTGCCGCTGCGCGCCTTGATGGAGCGCAACAAGCAAGTCGACTGGCAAGCCGTCGGCGATGTGCTCTACGGCTGCGCCAACCAGGCCGGTGAAGACAACCGCAACGTGGCGCGCATGTCGTCGTTGCTGGCCGGACTGCCGCTCGAACTCGGCGGCGCCACCATCAACCGGCTCTGCGGTTCGGGGCTCGACGCAGTCGGCTCCGCAGCGCGTGCCATCAAGGCCGGCGAGACGGGGTTGATGATCGCCGGTGGCGTCGAGAGCATGAGCCGCGCACCGTTCGTGATGCCCAAGGCCGAGAGCGCGTTCGGCCGCGCTAACGCCGTGTACGACACGACCATCGGCTGGCGCTTCATCAACAAGAAGATGAAAGAGCTCTATGGCGTGGACTCCATGCCCGAGACCGCCGAGAACGTTGCGACCGACTACAAGATCGAGCGTGAAGCGCAAGACCGCATGGCGCTGGCATCGCAGCAGCGCGCTGTCGCTTCGCAGAAGTCGGGCTTCTTCGACAGCGAGATCGTGTCTGTCACCGTGCCGCAGAAAAAGGGAGAGGCCATCGTTGTGAGCAAGGACGAACATCCGCGTGACACCACGATGGAAGCGCTTGCCAAGCTCAAGGGCGTGGTCCGTCCCGATGGCACCGTGACGGCCGGTAACGCCAGCGGTGTGAACGATGGCGCATGCGCTCTGCTGCTGGCGAGCGAGTCGATGGCGGCCAAGAACGGTCTGATACCCCGTGCGCGTGTCGTCGGCATGGCGACGGCCGGTGTGCCGCCTCGCGTGATGGGCATCGGCCCGGCACCTGCTACGCAAAAGGTGTTGGCGCTCACTGGCTTGACGATCGACCAGATGGACGTGATCGAGCTCAACGAAGCCTTCGCGGCGCAAGGCCTCGCGGTGCTGCGGCTGCTCGGCCTGAAGGACGACGACGCGCGCGTCAACATCAACGGCGGTGCTATTGCCTTGGGCCATCCGCTGGGTGCCAGCGGCGCGCGGCTTGCCACGACCGCGGTGAACCAGTTGCACAAGGGTGGCGGCCGCTATGCGCTGTGCACGATGTGCATTGGCGTCGGCCAGGGCATCGCGGTCATCCTCGAGCGCGTCTGA